From the Ovis aries strain OAR_USU_Benz2616 breed Rambouillet chromosome 10, ARS-UI_Ramb_v3.0, whole genome shotgun sequence genome, the window ACTTGCCCAGTTGGGAAACAGCTAAGCAGTAAGTAACTGTTGGCTTTAGATTGGGTAGGGTTAGTTCTAAACATAGCGAAATAAGTTCCTAGTGTTGACTTATAAGATTGAAGATTAGAGATGTGTCTTTGACTCATGTTTTTATACTCATATAGACACACATTTACAgttttatattgtactttatatCTAAATGGGCAACCTATGTATTTGACATGGTActtattttatctctttctcAAAGATAATTGAAGTAGTAATAACGAAAACTTTGGCAATAAATTTTTTCCAACATTCTAACCCAGAAAGACTGCCATTCAGTCAGCTGatgtttagtgaacatccattatGTACCAGACGTTGCGCTAAACGCAGCACAGACAGATGGGAGATGATGTGTTCCTAGCAGGAAGGAGGCAggcgaggtgggggtggggtgggtagggAGGACGTTTGCTCAGTCTGAACTTGGTGGAGGAGTATTGGGTTTCAGGAGAAGCTGCCTAAGAGAGGGGACTCCTTGAGTCTTGAAGTGTTAGCTGAACGAAGGGAAGTGGATTTGGGCAAGACTATCCAGGGGGAGAGAACAGCATGGCATAGAAGTGGGGAAAACTCAGCGTTTGAGGAATTCCCAGTGACCAGAGCACAGGTGTTAGGGGAGATGGCTGAGAGGTAAGGCTAAAATGTTTGTAGGGGTGGATCACGACTGTCCTGGCATGCACCGTGAGAAGattgaaaatgatacaaaatagtAGCGATAGTCATCCTTATTTCCTATGTATTGAGGACTTGCTTGTGTCAGGCACTGTACTTGGCTCTCAACATACCAATTTATTCCCCACAAAAGCCCTATGAGGCAGGTTCTGCTTGAAATGGATAAAATATATCCTGTTGGGAAAAGGAGTCCACAAAGAGACTAGAACCATCAGGGACGTGGGAGGAGAACATAATGGCCTGGCGTTATAGACGTCAAGGGGGAAGGAGTTTCAAAAAGGATTCACGTCCAGTGCTGCCAAGAGGTCAGTAAGGTAAAGACTGAACAACTAGTGGATCACTGGTGATCTGAAGAGACAGCATTTTTGTGAACTTAGGGGGCACAAGATTGCTGAAGCATGGTGGTGCAGATGCAACATAGGAATGGGGATGGCTGTTGTCAACTGCTCTTTTAAGAAGACTTTAGAGAGTGTCGGGGTTTAGCCCCCACAGGATttaggggaacctgaaggaaaaatggcGTTGGCGGATGATttagagagataaggaaagaatattgtagataagaaaatagaggagagaaagaggctgatattttttggtttatatagaaaaccaataaaactctgaGACAAGGAGTTTGTCTTGTTTATGGAGGCCACAGGTGTCTTTTTTGTCTCtcaagggagtgaagacgcagaacgtcttTTTGTTTAGatcttagaaacccgggcagataagttAACGTAGGGAGCCTCTGTGTTttaagggatcagcctgaaaaagagagtaagaaagagagaaaaaaaaaaaaaagaaagaaagaaagaaacatgggGTGACCAAGCTGTTTTGGTGAGCGAGGCccgttatttttatttttaaaagggtcttttatatctttatttgtctatagagggaaatgaaagatgtaaAGTCATATAGAGTCAGCctaaacattacatctgttttctctttatcaaaaccaggattttttttgtATACCTTTTTCATAAATAATATTGTGTATATTATCttttggccttggaggcctgtgaacatttcatggccctcttttgataaaggttgttcaatcagaaaacttattttttttaattttttttttaaaaaatatatttttaatctatgtcagcctcagaaaatgttaaacagagttatatttttcacagagtaaaggtgtagtgagttacaagaaagaaccaattagctcaaaagtctgatgtgatTAATTttaaggctacacttgttttttttacatttcaactatgttaactaatgtacTCTCacgtgcacagtggataagagatatgggaactttgtaacaagcattggcccaataatgaaatcttacaccagcactactctaataatttttaactttttaaaaggctctatgttttaggctttttgtgtctctcacagttgggaggcggtaaataattatatgtgtagctgtaagagtctggatatatctgccaagcaagctagaatgttaacagagggggtttgatttgaaatatttttctcatgtccaggagactttttagctatagccctaagttgattttctctagagaaaggtggtcggggatagtcCCCTGTTAATGTCTGAGGAGtcggtgaaagtcatgaaatagtaaaacagacagattttggttttggagTGGATGTTCGATAAGGGGGGCCCCTCGAGGCCTGATCTTGCCTTTGTACGTCAGGCCTCttcttcatgacctttgccatggtcgggattccccatgctggctcccagcatcagagaacTAGCAATagacagggagaaggcaatggcaccccactccagtactcttgcctggaaaatcccatggatggaggagcctggtgggctgccatctatggggtcgcacagagtcagacacgactgaagcgacttagcagcagcagtagatctGAGCATGTGTTTGTGCGCTGAGAGGTCAGATTGAGCAGAGGGCAAGTTGTGGATAGCTCGTGAGTTGAGGGATCACTGATGAAACTAAGGTCATCATGCAGttgggaggagatgggggaaaGCCTAGCCTTGCCTGGGAGCCCAGAGGGCATTCAAGATGGAGGTGGACGCCAAGAGAGTGAGCTGGAGGGGAGTTCCAGTTGACGGACCTCTGTTTTCTCGATAATGCTTCTGAGAACAAGAGGTGCCCCTGAATACTTTTCTTATGTACATTTCTACAAAACACTTGCTCAGTGAATGTCATAAGCAGATTTCCCCTGCTGCTCCCCACATGGGGAGTTAGATTCAGGAGAAAACTGCGTTCAGTGGGCCCTCAGTGCTCGCTGACCTTCAGTATGTAGCTTGCTCTATTCTCAAGGGACTCCGTGGGCTGGGCCAGCTCCCCTGAGTTGACTTCTCCACTCAGCTTTGCGTTCTCTCTTCATTAAGGGAGACATGCTCGGTTTCTTTGAGGAGACCAGCCCTAAAAGTAGAGCCAACTAAAAGCAATGACTGATGTTAGACCTGCAGAAAGTGTGAGGCCAGAAAGAGCCACAAAATAACAGCTGGGGATCACATGGACGGGGTGAAATGTAGAACTGGGTGGTTATTGGTATCTATGGCATAAAGGAAAGAGGAATTTATTAAACTGTTTCAAGTGAATTCTCTAGCTTGTGCAAACACTGCTTATGgcataagaaataaaattctagtGTCATTTGGAAGGTGGTCACTGTCTGCACTGGGAGATGTACAGGAAATGCCGCAAAAGAAAGACAGAGACGCCTGCACAAATGTTTATTGTGCAGGGGACTCACTGGGGACAGACAGGTCCCACACAGAAAAGAAGATTTTTGTAAACTTTGCTTCATTGTCTTTTGAAACATAGATTATTGTCTTCAGTGATAACGTCCAATGTTTCTACATTTGCTTCTTCGTGTGGGTATCTATATTTTCCTTTAGCTGTAGGGTTGCATGAGGAGGgaagatttcatttaaaattagtgACAAAGTTGCTAAATATTTTTGCCATCAGTCCAATGCTGGATACAAATgtcatctctccctccctctctctctctctctctctctctcacacacacacacacacacacacacacacacacacacacacacacacacacgctggcTATgtgttctttccttctccctcactCCCTGCTCTTGAgtcagaaactagaaaaagagggagaaagtcTGTAAATCTCCTGAAAGGACTCACAATGCTCCATGGTGTTGCGGTGCTTGGCAAGGCCCACTGTGTGAGGCCAGACCCTGGAGGATGCTTCCAGAAAGCTCGACGTCGAAATCCAAACCCTTGTCTTCCCTGCACTCTAACTGCTGTCTCACATTCAGACCTTTTCCTCATCTCTCAGCCCCCCTTTGTTACCGGGATTTTTGTGGAGGGTTCTGATACCTGATACATCGGATAAAGGCAGTGTGTGGacatctcctcccctcctccctcattccttccttccttctttcctccccgCTATCTTTATTTATTCCTCCCTCCCAAACTTTTATTTCACTGTGAAATACAGTACATTTACTAGAGTATATAAAATATCCATAGACAACTTAgcactttaaaaacaataatgaatACACATGCCAGTGCCACCAAATAAAGAAACGGAATATGACTACTAGCCCCTCCGAAGCCAGCTCATATACCCACCCAATCACAACCCCTAGTATCCTacctccccaacccctccctcACACACAAGTAAttactatctttttaaatttttattttatattggagttgaTGTGGTAggttcaagtgtacagcaaagtgattcagttatacacacacgtatctctattctttttcagattcttttcccatataggttattacagaatattgagtagagttccttgtgctatacagtctCAGtctctgttggttatctattttatgaatgtgtgttagttgttcagtcatgcccgactctttgcaacactatggactgtatagccctccaggcacctctgtccatgggattctccaggcaagaatactggaatggattgccattcccttctccagttttaCACATaatggtgtgtatatgttaatcccaacctcctataTAATTACCATCTTGATTTAATGGGATTTACTCCCTTGCCTGTCTCTTTTGTATTATCCCCTAAGAATATGGCCCTAAACAACAGAATTTAATTTTGCCTGTTTGAAAAATTTTCCTTCAAAGTCTTTGAACCAGCTTCTTTCTTTCAGCATTCTGTTTACAAGGTTCATCTACATGGTTGCATGTAGCTATGCTCTCCATTGCACGAACAGACCACTACATTTGAACTTCATGTTATTGCTATGGTCACTGGATTGCTTACATTGTCGGGCCCTGTGAACAGAACTGCTTGAACATTCCTGTGCACATAACCTGGACATAGCTCATATGTTGCCTCAGGGCACATATCTGGGAGCGAACCTACTGGATCATATTGTGTCATTATTGTTCACTATCACTGGCTACCGTGTTAACAGTTCCTCTTTCCCACATCCTAGAAAACACTGTGTCCTCTTTCACATCTTGGTTTCAAACTTATGTTCCCAAAATAGACCCTCCTACTAAACTGACTCCTGTAGGTCCAAGGGTTTCATCTTCTGTTTCCCACATGGCTTGTAACATAGGACATGCACATGTGTGGCCCCCTGCTTTGAGCACACCCATCAGAAGGTTATGAGCAACTCCCCAGTGAGAGAGCCAAAACCTCAGATATATTCTAGTTGATGCAACACAAATAAATCACTATGTGGCTGTGGCACTtgattatttaaaagcaaaacaaaaactgtcATATGTCTTAATTTAGCATATCACACTTGTGTGCCCTGACATcctagttgagaaccactgaccttGTTGGCCTGTTATTTCAGTGGCCTTGAGCTTTGAATGTACTGACCACTTCTTTAGCCCAAAGCCATGATCATCCAGCATCTTTCTCTACCAAAGCTTGTCCCTCAAAAACACAAGCAGGAGGACAAAGAGAACAATGGTTAAAATTTCCCAATAATGGACCCacctaccctgttggtgggaatgcaaactggtacgtCCATTATGAAGAACAAAATgaaggttccttaagaaactgaaaacagagctagcacatgatccagcaatcccattcctaggcatatatccagaggaaaacatagttCGAAAGGATACGAGCACCCCATTGTATCCTGGCAGTATCACTGCAGTACTGCTTACAACAacagtacatggaagcaacctaaatatccattaacagaagaatggataaagcgGAACTGGtagatatatacaatggaacattactcagtcataaaagaggatgaaataatgctatttgcagcaacatggatgcccccagagattatcataccaattgaagtaaatcagagaaagacaaatattatatgatataatttttttgtggaaccttaaaaagaaagataaaatgaacttatttacaaaagagaaacagacttacagacttagagaaccaACTTATGATTACCATGGGGTAAGGGCTGGGGGGAGCGatggattgacatgtacacactgctattatataatatagataaccaataagaacctactgtgtaggatagggaactctgctcaatattctgtaataacctaaatgagaaaagaatttgcaaaagaatagatacatgtaaatgtaaaaaagatgtaagatttttttaaaaaaatctcaatagTGCTACACAGACTCCAAGGCTTGCCCTCTGGGATGCTATATTCAAGGGTGTGTTCTTTCTCGTCCCCCCACAGGGTTGGACCAGCTGACCTGATCCTGGCCAGTGGCCCTGTCCTCCATCACAGCCACCCCGCCATCCGGGCCAACTGGGACTATGTTTCCCTTCAAGGTGAGAAAATGGATGGGGCTTGCCTGCTTCCGCTCGCTGGTGGTCTCCTCCTCCAGCATTCGCCAAAAAAAACTAATCCACAAGCTCCAGGAAGAAAAGGCCTTCCGCGAAGAGATGAGACACTTCCGGGAGAAGATCGAAGACTTCCGGGAAGAGATGTGGAATTTCCGGAGCAAGATGCGTGCCTTCCGCGGTGAGATCTTGGGCTTTTGGGAAGAGGATAGGCCTTTCTGGGAAGAGgagaaaaccttctggaaagagGAAAAAGCCTTCTGGGAAATGGAAAAATCTTTCCGGGAAGAAGAGAAGGCCTTTTGGAAAAAGTACCGAATCTTCTGGAAGGAAGACAGGGCCTTCTGGAAGGAGGACAACGCCTTGTGGGAAAGAGACCGGAACCTCCTTCAGGAGGACAAGGCCTTGTGGGAGGAAGAAAAGGCCCTGTGGGTGGAGGAGAGAGCCcttctggaggaggagaaggtccTCTGGGAGGATAAGAAGACCCTCTGGGAGGAGGAGAATGCCctctgggaggaggagaaggccgCCTGGGTGGAAGGGGTTGTTCCGGTTGTGGAGCAGCAGGTGCTGGAAGGCGGGCACCGCCACATCAGTGGCAGGCCCTGGTCGCCAGCCTCCTCCCGGGGCAGGGCGTGAGTGCAAGAGGCACTGGATTGGGACTCAAGTGGAGTCACACTCAGGGTGACCCCGcatgcctaaaaaaaaaaatgctcttatTTGGCTCCTGCCTTCAAAAGATCTAATAAAGTCCTGAGGAGAGGTCTGGAAAACCAACTTTTGTAGGGAGGGCCAGCTGCATTTTCCCAGGTCTTGTGATTCTCCGAGGTCACCGTCACATCCTCCACGGGCTATAACTGCTGTCCCTAGGGCTGGCAGCTCCGGTGAACCTGGCAGGAGTGGGTGGGTGTGAGTGGAGGCCCTGGGCTCGCCTTAAAAAAGAGTTAGAAAGGAAGTGGGGGGGGGTGCTCAGACAATGACAGTGAGAGATAGGGAGGGCCAGAGAAGGGCAGAGACATTTCTGCCTCTCTCCAGTTCTGAGGTAGTCATTTCTCCACTCTGGGCAGTCTTGCCTGgcgaaggaaaatggcaacctactccaatattcttgcctggaaaatcccaggggtcgcgaagactcaactgagcgacttcactttcgtgcgttggagaaggaaatggcagtccgctccagtattcttgcctggagaatcccagggacagaggagcctggtgggctgccgtctacggggtcgcacagtgtcggacactactgaagcgacttaacagcagcagcagctgggcagTCTTGGAAGCCTGGGGCGGGTGGACAGCTTTCCAGAAAAGGCTATAGTGGTGTTAACATTTCATTCGTGGGTTTTCCTCACCTGGCAGGCTATTTAGACACAGACAGCATCCCTTAATGACTCATTTGCTCACTGTTCCAGGTTTCCACCAAACTTTGCTTCCCATTCTCTAAGAAAGGGGAGTGGCATTAGACTGAGGCTCTAGAGCTCCGCCCACTCCCCTTTTCTGATGCTGGACTCCTTGGACCAGGTGAGGCCACCTGCAAGGTGTAAGGGAGACCTCCTGCCCTATACTCCTATTAAATACTCAGGTCTCAGATACCTGTGTCTCTACATTATCAATCCCTTCCTTTGTGTTTCCCTTCTTCCACTCAATTAAAGTGCCTCAGGGAAGTAGAACACTAAATGAATGCACGCTAATGTGATCAGCCATTTACACACCCAGCTTCTCTTCCGGTGTCAGACTACATATATGGGCATTGATATGGAAGGGCCCAGAAGGTGAGTAGTAAGAAATGTCGAGGCCAACAGCTCTTGCTTCCCCTTTTCTTGGGCCTGGCTCTCACTCTCATTCATGCAGCCACTTATGTGCCCACCTTTACTACTTGACAAGCACGTTCACACCTGCCAGTTCATGTAACCTTCCTCACAACTCTGTAGGTTGACAGGGAAGGTCCATAAACCCATTGCACATGTGAAGAAAGAGACCTGGAGAAGCAGAGAGACTTCTGGTTGCAACCAGAAGGTCCAGAAGAAGAACCCACATTGTCTGCCAGTTGGTCCCATTCCTCTTCGAACCCAGCCCGGGTCATAGGATGTGGCTTTAGACCAGTTCAGCCAATGATAGTGTCAGAGCTGGATGAGCCTTAAAGCCCTTGGGAGACTTCACTGTGGTTTGGGGTGGTGTTccaaaaacacagagaaaagaggACAGAGTCCCCTTGGGTATGCTGAGCAGACATCTGGGTACCAGGAGAGTGGGCTGACTTCATGAACAGCCTCCATGGCTCCGTATCACTGTGGGAAAGCTGGGGTTCCTTGGAAGGCCTCTGACCCTCAGGAGTCAGGGCCAGGGCACTGGGATCCACCTCCTCCTTTGCCACACACCCAGACTTGCATCTTCAGGTCTCAACAGGCAAAGATGTCAGTAAGCGGAGGGAACAAGATGCTTGTGTGAAGACAAGGGAAACAGCTAGGCACCCTCACTGTGACTGAATGAATTGAGAGCAGATTAACACTGCTGGTGGAGAGTCTAAGGATGAATAATCAACTGGTGAGTAGGCAGAAAACTGAGCAAAGGGAAGAAAGCAACAGTTGTATAATATGAAACAAAGACAcgtgcagaaaaggaaaaaccacAGTGGAACACTACATGCTCAGCTATGAATAGCATTTACATCGTTAAATATAAATACTGATTGTGATCTAACCACAGTTACAATGCACAATATTGGAATAAGAGGAAGGATGGGAAAGCTGCTCCTTTTTTACTGTGGgaagtcaggcttcccaggtggcgctagtggtaaagaactcacctgccaatgcagcagacgtaaagagatgcgggttcaattcctgggtggggaagattccccagaggaggaaatggcaacccactccagtattcttgcttggagaatctcatggacagaggagcctggcaggctacagtccatgggggtcacaagaagttgacacgactgaagcgacttagcatatagGATGTATTAGTCCAACACTGAAAATGCAAAAAGCAGCGACAGAGCATATTATTTACAGCAGTGTTTCTAGTACTTTAGCCTATATCAGCCACACCCTCCCTCCAGCAGCCCAGAACATCTCTCCTTCCTTGAACTCCTTAGTGACTCACCTCTGGCACCTGTCACACCTGGAATCGGGTGGGTTCTCTTCATCTTTGCTGACAGGCTCACACTCATCCTTCAGGATCAGCCTGGTATCACTTGCCCTGGGTCACCCTTCCTGACCCCGTCATCTGGGTAGGGATCCCTCTGGGTGTCTCTCACAGCTTAACCCCACCTGGCACAACACTCACTGGTCACACAGGCTGTCCTCGCTGACTTTTTTGCCTGAATCCTCCAGTAGACTGTAAAGGTTAAGAGGGCAGAGACAATGCATATCTGAAAGCTCTGTGGCTGCCCTGAGATCCCAGGATCCCAGCACCTTTGGAATACCCTTCTCATGTTTGGAGAATTTCTCACCTTGTACGAGAAGGCCAGAAAtgtatttcccagcctcccttgcagccaGGGCTCAGATATGCAACCCAGGCTCCACTCATCACTTGCATCCATGCCAGACTTCAGTGAAGGAGGCCAGGCAGAGTCATTGTGTGACAGTGGCAAGAAGTGAGTTCTCAGAGGCAGCAGGGCTGAGGTCCTGGCCAAAGGGTCCCAACCTGGGACAGTGGCTTGGCTCAGGCCCAAGCCCAACTGCAAGAGCCATCGAGAACTGTGTTCCCGGCAACGTGCCTAGCTGTGTAGCCACTAGCCCCACTTCCCTGACTGTTGGGGAGGTTCTGTAAGCAACCtagtatatttcaataaatactcTGATAAACTAGCTcaagtgtgttttgttttttttttttactaagtatCAGGACAAGATGGAGAGTAACTGTCCTGCTTTAGGCTTTATTCCCAGTGCCTAGCAAATCTTGAGCACTCAGCACTCAATACCTATTTAAGGATACAGatgcatgagtgaatgaatggatgagggAGAACAGGTCCTCTGGATTCAGTGCCCCGACCCCTGACTTCCCTGAGGGGAGGCATGTGCATGGCAGTAGATGCTTCCAGCCCTGCCCCTTCTCAACTAGGAACCACACATCCAGGTTCGTACCCAGGTCATGCAACCCCAGACCCCAAGGGAAAAAGGACAAACAGCCCCTATTCTGCAGAGAATAGCACCCTGAAGACATATGACAATCTCTCTCACCCCAGAGAAGGGGAAATCATACGGGTGACTTCTCTCACTCCTGCAGGTGGGTACAAGCACACACCACCACTTActcttcttatttttaaactgaattttaaattttatttcttatgtatttattttaattttgactaTGTAGTGTCTTCATTACagtgcaagggctttctctaattctagcgcatgggcttagttgccctgagacaTGTGGTATCTCAttccccccaccagggatcaaacccgcattctctgcattggaaggcggattctgaaccactggaccatcagcgaagtcctgttttcttttttattttctttgcccaTTGTGAGCCCCTCCAGCTGGAAAGGCTGGTTTTGCTCACGCTCAAGGactgtgtggtgtgtgcatgccTCACTCCTCCTCCACGTCTGAAATGAGCTTTGGGGAACACAAAACCATGCTTAGCaacagcctgcctggggatcgaTTGCTAGGGGGTCACTGCACACCACGATGTGCTTTTTGCAGAACTCTGAGCTGGTTGCTTAGCAACGAAATGAGATGCTGGTTTAACTAGTTCTAGATCTACATTTTCCTAATCAACACGGGGAGAAGACCCGGCCAGCCTTGAGAAGAGAGAACGCTTGTTCGTTGTGGGTGAGCACTCACTCTGCTTTAAAAGCTGGCCAAAACTTTagcgactacacaacaacaaagcACTGCCCACTGCGTTCGTTACAACTCAGTTAATCCTCACCACAACCCCGTGAGACAGCACCAGCATTAGCTTCaattacaaatgaggaaactgaagcacatgGAGCCCAAGGTGATGCAATCAGTAAGAGGTGGAATGGACATTAGAATCCAGATTGTCTCTGCTCCAGAACCCAAGCTTTTGTCAACTAAGTTAAAATGCCCCCCTTCCGTAGGCACTCCCAGATGCCTCTGCCTTTAAATAGTTAAGGCAGAATTGAACATTCTTCAGCCATGTAAAAAGTTAagctgcagggacttccctggtggcatagaaTCCATCTGAGAATGCacgggacacgggttcaatccctggtccaggaagattccaaatgccacagagcaactaagtccatgcaccacaactcccagcccatgtgccacaaccccCGGAGCCCATGCTCGTAGAGTCTGCTCTCTGCAACGAgaaaaaagccaccacaatgagaagcctgcacacctcaacaaagagtagcccgggctcgccgcaactagagaaagcctgagcgcagctacaaagacccagtacaacaacaacaaaaagagttaAGCTGAGTTTAACATACTCCTTCCATCTTAAGAACGCTCATCAGTGAATGACCTGGCTTTGATAGGGCCACCTTCCACTCCCCCCCGACCCTGCCCCGCATGACACATCACAAAGAAGATATTCTAATGACAGTTCCTTTGACTCTCCACCCACATGTTACTCTCCAAACCGGGCAGAATGTCAATCAGATTCTAATGTGGCCCGGGGGATACTCTTAGCCCCCGTGTCCCCAGTGGGTCTGACCTGGTTCTGGGTGATGGGAGGCTGTGACTCGGGTTGAGGGGGCATGGGGGCTGGTCTGGCTGGAGAGAGAGAATTGGGAGGAAAGAACGCCCTTGCGGGAGTTGTTAGCCTGGGTTGACCACACCCCTCTCCAATGCCCACAATCTCCTGCTGAGATAAATCTGGCACCCAGGACACCCTTACTGAAAGCCCCAGGGAACAAGACatgtctctttctcctctgccACAAAGATCCATTTAGACCCTACTCCAAAACCTCAGCCTTTTGCGTTCCACCCTGCCCTTCCTGCACCTGGATGCTCAGGCCAAGGCACTTCTGTTGTAGCTACTTTTCAGCGTCTGCCTTTGATCCACTGGGTGGCTGCCTCCTAGCCCAGGTCTCTTTTTCTAAGTTGGAGCTTCTTTACCCCCTTTTCATCCTcagcccctttccctccttctaGTTTGTTGTTTGCAGCTCtcctgggttgggaggtggggggcTCCGGGAAAGAAAGAGGCAGGTGGGCGACCAGGCACCACTTGTTCTCTTGGGTTTTGGAACATCTCCCACATCCTCCCTAGATTCTACCATCTCTTCCcaaattctgtttccttttaaaagttcCTTGGGTTGAATTTTCCCTTGACCTGTGGTCAGTAGCCCATTGTTGTCCCTCAGGCAGGGGACCAGGGAGCTGTGAAGTCATTTCATTAGCATATGTGTCACCAGTTTGAAACTAAGTTTAATGGTTAGTACCAGATATCCTGTTACATTCTTAATGATCATTGCA encodes:
- the CCDC70 gene encoding coiled-coil domain-containing protein 70, with the translated sequence MFPFKVRKWMGLACFRSLVVSSSSIRQKKLIHKLQEEKAFREEMRHFREKIEDFREEMWNFRSKMRAFRGEILGFWEEDRPFWEEEKTFWKEEKAFWEMEKSFREEEKAFWKKYRIFWKEDRAFWKEDNALWERDRNLLQEDKALWEEEKALWVEERALLEEEKVLWEDKKTLWEEENALWEEEKAAWVEGVVPVVEQQVLEGGHRHISGRPWSPASSRGRA